In Bacteroidota bacterium, a single window of DNA contains:
- a CDS encoding GWxTD domain-containing protein — MRLGLGGARLKVLLRGFAIPAAAAALALLWGCSSSVNTSGGCYYTTRASQHAQPAGESFTLNVSTKEGNRLDVYFRIPYTRIHFEKDVDVFKATYTVSFVLRDADGAIARANDVDRTVIAQTYAESVSSLYDGFLKMFYAPAGDYTLEIVVEDDWSHQIFRRRQKVEVANFSKDEFSASDYLLFEKATSEQGKISLKPIFPSGLSFIKDSIGMFQELYNVRRGDSIHLSVLYSFVAMRDTPDTKHVSLVPPYYVRFAECVNPPDSVYYRSDSVFVSPADGTLQVFQSFPRLMRGTTTLTRKVFLSRNGAADSSVTAKKFSVYAPAFPWLYGEEEELAALSYIAWPPEIDSIRAGKTPEERSRRIVQFWEDHGGGVRRREFYNRIAEANQLFSSCMEGWKTPMGISYIVCGPPDYVDCQGGLNELWYYDLGGSRNFVIPFRQNYANTGERYYEIPPFSVSGLIWGEFVNRWRR; from the coding sequence ATGCGACTGGGTCTCGGCGGCGCTCGACTGAAGGTCCTGCTGCGGGGTTTCGCAATTCCGGCTGCGGCCGCTGCGTTGGCACTCCTGTGGGGATGCTCATCGAGCGTGAACACTTCCGGCGGATGCTATTATACGACGAGGGCGTCGCAGCATGCGCAGCCGGCCGGCGAATCGTTTACGCTCAACGTCAGCACGAAGGAGGGGAACCGGCTCGATGTCTATTTTCGGATCCCCTATACCCGCATTCATTTTGAAAAGGACGTCGATGTGTTCAAGGCGACGTATACCGTTTCGTTCGTCCTTCGTGACGCCGACGGTGCGATCGCACGTGCCAACGACGTCGACAGGACGGTGATCGCGCAAACCTACGCCGAATCGGTCTCATCGCTCTACGACGGATTTCTGAAGATGTTCTACGCGCCGGCGGGCGATTACACGCTCGAGATTGTCGTCGAGGACGACTGGTCGCACCAGATCTTTCGCCGCAGACAAAAGGTCGAAGTGGCGAATTTTTCGAAGGACGAATTCTCTGCGAGCGATTATTTGCTGTTCGAAAAAGCCACGTCGGAGCAGGGGAAAATCTCGCTCAAGCCGATTTTCCCTTCCGGACTTTCGTTCATCAAAGATTCGATCGGCATGTTCCAGGAGCTCTACAACGTGCGCCGCGGCGACTCGATTCATCTGTCGGTCTTGTATTCGTTCGTTGCAATGCGGGATACTCCGGACACAAAACATGTATCGCTCGTCCCCCCGTACTATGTCCGGTTTGCCGAGTGCGTGAATCCTCCCGATTCGGTCTACTACCGGTCCGATTCGGTGTTCGTCTCCCCCGCCGACGGCACTCTCCAGGTATTCCAGAGTTTTCCGCGGTTGATGAGAGGGACGACGACGCTCACGCGGAAGGTTTTTCTTTCGCGGAACGGAGCCGCCGACAGCAGCGTCACCGCGAAGAAGTTTTCGGTCTATGCTCCGGCCTTTCCGTGGCTGTACGGCGAGGAGGAGGAACTTGCCGCTCTCTCGTATATTGCCTGGCCGCCGGAGATCGACAGCATCCGCGCCGGGAAGACGCCCGAGGAGCGGTCGCGGCGGATCGTGCAGTTTTGGGAGGACCACGGCGGCGGCGTCCGGCGGAGAGAATTTTACAACCGCATCGCCGAAGCGAACCAGCTCTTTTCTTCCTGCATGGAAGGATGGAAAACTCCGATGGGAATTTCATATATTGTCTGCGGCCCCCCCGACTATGTCGATTGTCAGGGGGGACTGAATGAACTCTGGTATTACGACCTGGGGGGGAGTCGGAACTTCGTCATCCCATTCCGGCAGAACTACGCAAACACCGGCGAACGGTATTATGAAATTCCTCCGTTTTCGGTGAGCGGTCTTATATGGGGGGAATTTGTCAACCGCTGGAGAAGATAG
- a CDS encoding glycosyltransferase family 9 protein codes for MSVHYDRILLTRLKFIGDIVLTTPLIHTVRDAFPNAYIAYLGEKNGVSLLEHNPYLDELFTIDLSRNAGFQQLQLFYRLNRKRFDLVVDLFCNPRSALLSYATRASVRVGGDLPGRGKLYTVRIKDDGTPKSAVEFHYQSLKAAGIEPKYFAPEIFLTEDERKESKRYLEWQGIDFSRPLIALHPGGTWPAKLWPAERFADLADLLTAKLHAQVIVTRGPQDGQTVHAVGSGVVGGVLTLPVLPLRQLAAILSLCSAYVANDSGPMHIAAAVGTPTIGIFGPGEENIWFPYTPAFPGGSAKNLPLRKDVPCHPCHLNVCNRAGEEYMECMKLLSVSEVFNAVKARI; via the coding sequence ATGTCCGTTCACTACGACCGCATCCTCCTCACGCGCTTAAAGTTCATCGGAGACATCGTCCTGACGACGCCGTTGATTCATACCGTGCGGGATGCGTTCCCCAATGCGTACATCGCGTACCTCGGAGAAAAGAACGGCGTTTCGCTCCTTGAGCATAACCCGTACCTCGACGAACTATTCACGATCGACCTCAGCAGGAATGCCGGGTTCCAGCAGCTGCAGCTCTTCTACCGGCTCAACAGAAAACGGTTCGACCTCGTCGTGGACCTTTTTTGCAATCCGCGGAGCGCCCTTCTTTCGTACGCGACACGGGCGTCGGTGAGGGTTGGCGGAGATCTCCCAGGCAGGGGAAAGCTGTACACCGTCCGCATCAAGGACGACGGGACGCCGAAATCCGCGGTCGAATTCCATTACCAGTCGTTGAAAGCGGCCGGCATTGAGCCGAAATATTTCGCCCCCGAGATCTTCCTGACCGAGGACGAGAGAAAGGAATCGAAACGGTACCTTGAATGGCAGGGGATCGATTTTTCAAGGCCGCTCATCGCTCTCCACCCCGGCGGCACCTGGCCCGCGAAACTCTGGCCGGCGGAACGGTTTGCGGACCTGGCCGACCTTCTCACCGCAAAGCTCCATGCGCAGGTTATTGTGACACGAGGCCCGCAGGACGGACAAACGGTTCATGCGGTGGGGAGCGGTGTGGTCGGAGGGGTGCTTACGCTGCCAGTTCTTCCGCTTCGGCAGCTGGCCGCGATCCTCTCCCTCTGCTCGGCGTACGTCGCAAATGATTCCGGCCCGATGCATATCGCCGCCGCGGTCGGTACGCCGACGATCGGCATCTTTGGTCCCGGCGAGGAAAATATCTGGTTTCCGTATACCCCCGCGTTCCCCGGAGGCTCGGCAAAAAATCTCCCTCTCCGAAAAGACGTGCCGTGCCATCCGTGCCACCTCAATGTCTGCAACCGGGCCGGCGAAGAATATATGGAATGCATGAAGCTGCTGTCGGTCAGCGAAGTGTTCAACGCGGTGAAGGCGAGAATCTGA
- a CDS encoding T9SS type A sorting domain-containing protein: MRTLLLLFAALLFAGISANAQFNDGQAADLVYGQTNFTLASAGQTGPSNTTAVGLCAPYSVAVAPLTGKVFVADASNNRVVRYSDTTTTNNIPDTSAAEAVIGFSTLTSWSGGSAARNALNDPTGVFVDNAGRLWIADAGNSRVLWFNNASSISSGANADGVLGQSSYTGGTSHLSRTGMSYVGGIAVDNAGNLYVADATNNRVLRFDNAANGGSGAQASAVFGQPDFTSSTANTDAIGGSPVTGNRGMNTPYGVAVGPDGSLYVADCGNSRIMRFANAASSGNFPAAASVLGEPDSLTSTGGTSSTLLQNPVAVAVDGNGTLYVSDGYGPGGDGYSRIVIFDNASSLSNGAAASHVLGQTDLNSSAPYSTTNATLGGTWGINVENAIGQLWVADAGNNRVIRFTSPTGSLPVELTTFTAEVRNGAVNLSWKTATEINNSGFEIQRNSSSGWAKVAFVQGHGTTNTPQNYSYTDGSVRVGTYSYRLKQIDHNGNFVYHQAIQATVGLTPSTIFLDNNYPNPFNPSTKISFVLGTSGHASLKVFNLLGQEVATLADGEFNGGDTQTFTFDASKLSSGIYYYQLKSGNTTQIKKMMLLK; encoded by the coding sequence ATGAGAACTTTACTACTTCTTTTTGCGGCCCTTCTTTTTGCGGGCATTTCGGCCAACGCGCAGTTTAACGACGGGCAGGCGGCAGATTTGGTGTATGGACAGACAAACTTCACTCTCGCTTCGGCGGGCCAGACTGGACCCTCGAATACTACCGCGGTTGGATTGTGCGCCCCATACAGCGTTGCGGTGGCCCCGTTGACAGGAAAAGTATTTGTAGCGGATGCGAGCAACAATCGGGTTGTCCGCTATTCGGATACGACAACAACGAATAATATTCCTGATACAAGCGCAGCCGAGGCCGTGATCGGCTTTTCGACATTAACCTCTTGGTCAGGAGGTAGCGCCGCTCGAAATGCGTTGAACGATCCCACGGGGGTTTTTGTCGATAACGCAGGGAGACTATGGATTGCAGACGCGGGGAACAGCAGGGTCCTCTGGTTTAACAATGCTTCCAGCATCAGCAGCGGAGCGAACGCGGACGGAGTCCTGGGACAGTCTAGTTATACCGGCGGAACTTCCCATTTATCGAGGACTGGAATGTCTTACGTTGGCGGGATAGCTGTAGATAATGCTGGCAATTTATATGTTGCCGACGCAACTAACAATCGCGTGCTGAGGTTTGACAACGCGGCGAACGGAGGGAGTGGAGCTCAGGCAAGCGCCGTTTTTGGCCAGCCAGATTTTACGTCTAGCACCGCCAATACTGACGCCATAGGAGGCTCGCCCGTGACTGGTAACAGGGGAATGAACACTCCTTACGGTGTTGCAGTCGGTCCCGACGGGTCGCTCTACGTTGCCGACTGCGGCAACAGCCGCATTATGCGATTCGCGAACGCTGCATCGAGCGGAAACTTTCCTGCTGCAGCTTCCGTACTCGGAGAGCCGGATTCATTGACCAGTACAGGGGGTACAAGCAGCACTCTTCTGCAGAATCCAGTTGCCGTTGCAGTGGATGGAAATGGGACTTTGTACGTTTCTGACGGGTACGGTCCGGGAGGTGACGGATACAGCAGGATCGTTATTTTTGACAACGCGTCAAGTTTGTCAAATGGGGCTGCAGCCTCGCATGTTCTGGGACAAACAGACCTTAACTCTTCTGCTCCATATAGTACAACTAACGCCACTTTGGGTGGAACCTGGGGAATTAATGTTGAGAACGCCATCGGACAATTATGGGTTGCAGATGCTGGCAATAACCGCGTGATCCGCTTTACGTCTCCGACTGGTAGTTTGCCCGTTGAACTCACCACTTTTACGGCCGAAGTTCGGAACGGAGCTGTCAACCTCTCCTGGAAGACCGCGACCGAGATTAATAACTCCGGTTTTGAGATCCAGCGGAACTCCTCGAGCGGCTGGGCGAAGGTCGCCTTTGTGCAGGGACACGGAACGACCAACACGCCGCAGAATTATTCGTACACCGATGGCTCTGTGCGGGTCGGAACGTATTCGTACCGTTTGAAACAGATCGACCATAACGGAAACTTTGTCTATCATCAGGCCATTCAGGCAACGGTCGGCTTAACGCCGAGTACGATCTTCCTCGACAACAACTATCCGAACCCGTTCAACCCGTCGACGAAGATTTCGTTCGTCCTCGGCACGAGCGGCCATGCCTCGTTGAAGGTCTTCAACCTTCTCGGGCAGGAAGTTGCCACGCTGGCGGACGGCGAGTTCAACGGCGGAGATACTCAGACCTTTACCTTCGACGCGTCGAAATTATCAAGCGGAATTTATTATTACCAATTGAAAAGCGGCAACACCACGCAGATAAAAAAGATGATGCTGTTGAAGTGA
- a CDS encoding ATP-dependent RecD-like DNA helicase, which produces MPAPTTRQQHTLRGTLHKIIFTNNENGYLIGLLKTSDGSVSVVGYMIEPREGDEYALSGAWTTHPKYGRQFQFETYEVKEPTTLHGVEEYLASGLIYGVGPALASRIVKKFGFKTLDILNKTPERLLEVEGVGRKKLDKIVESASSLREMQDVMTYLKSYNISTSQSVRIFKAYGKGAAGVVKNNPYQLIQDVQGIGFQIADAIAQKVGVQPESMYRLEAGIRFVLNDACRAAGHCYLPREELARRSAELLMVDEAKVERAVDESIRNGFLVAEGDRLFPFPLHQAEMEAAEKIGQLLRKGPKPFAERKLLASLSIIEKRHRIEFDGKQRDAILHSIQKPITILTGGPGTGKTLCVNGIIELADELGVNYLLCAPTGRAAKRLSELSDREAKTIHRLLEYEPQSGIFRRAADAPLECDMLIVDEVSMVDIELFAALLDAVKPETQLVLVGDVDQLPSVGPGQVLRDLIDSKTIGTVRLDTIFRQSEESTIISNSHRIDAGEMPDFSPDFKLLEETSPEHMQETIVRLCSTILPQNYQYDPFSDIQVLSPMHNGAAGVRELNKELQRAVNGHAKVCWQGSERKFLLGDKVMQTKNNYDKDIFNGDLGRIAGADKNDGILIVDFYGKKVEYTFEQLDELTLAYAMTIHKSQGNEFKGVIVPLSTSHYIMLQRNLVYTAVTRARELLILVGEMKALAIAVRNDEVRSRNTMLKEKLRIKN; this is translated from the coding sequence ATGCCAGCTCCGACAACACGCCAACAACATACGCTCAGGGGAACCCTTCACAAGATCATCTTCACGAACAACGAGAACGGGTACCTCATCGGGCTGCTGAAAACCTCCGACGGAAGCGTCTCCGTCGTCGGCTATATGATCGAGCCGCGCGAAGGGGATGAGTATGCGCTGTCGGGCGCATGGACGACGCATCCGAAATACGGGAGACAATTCCAGTTTGAAACCTACGAGGTGAAGGAACCGACGACGCTTCACGGCGTCGAAGAATACCTGGCCTCCGGCCTCATCTACGGCGTCGGGCCGGCGCTCGCCTCGCGCATCGTCAAAAAATTCGGCTTCAAGACGCTCGACATCCTCAACAAGACCCCCGAGCGGCTTCTGGAGGTTGAGGGCGTCGGGAGAAAAAAGCTCGACAAGATCGTCGAGTCAGCATCGTCGCTTCGGGAAATGCAGGACGTGATGACGTACCTGAAATCGTACAACATCAGCACGAGCCAGTCGGTCAGGATCTTCAAAGCATACGGCAAAGGGGCGGCAGGCGTCGTGAAAAACAATCCGTACCAGCTCATTCAGGACGTGCAGGGAATCGGCTTCCAGATCGCCGATGCGATCGCACAGAAGGTCGGCGTCCAGCCCGAAAGCATGTACCGCCTCGAAGCCGGCATACGCTTCGTGCTGAACGATGCCTGCCGCGCGGCAGGGCACTGCTACCTCCCGAGGGAAGAGCTTGCCCGCCGTTCGGCGGAACTCCTGATGGTCGACGAGGCAAAGGTCGAGCGTGCCGTGGACGAAAGCATCCGCAACGGATTTCTCGTCGCCGAAGGGGATCGTCTCTTTCCCTTTCCCCTTCACCAGGCGGAAATGGAAGCGGCCGAGAAGATCGGACAGCTTCTGCGCAAAGGACCGAAGCCGTTTGCCGAACGAAAGCTCCTCGCATCGCTGTCGATCATCGAGAAACGCCACCGCATCGAGTTCGACGGAAAACAGCGGGACGCGATCCTCCACTCCATCCAGAAACCGATCACGATCCTCACCGGCGGACCGGGAACGGGAAAAACATTGTGCGTCAACGGCATCATCGAGCTCGCGGATGAACTCGGCGTCAATTACCTCCTCTGTGCGCCGACCGGCCGTGCGGCGAAACGCCTTTCGGAATTGTCGGACCGCGAGGCGAAAACGATCCACCGCCTGCTCGAATACGAACCGCAATCCGGCATCTTCCGCCGCGCCGCCGATGCTCCGCTCGAATGCGATATGCTGATCGTCGACGAAGTGTCGATGGTGGACATCGAGCTTTTTGCCGCGCTCCTCGACGCCGTGAAGCCGGAGACACAGCTCGTCCTCGTCGGCGACGTCGACCAGCTCCCCTCGGTCGGTCCCGGCCAGGTTTTGCGCGACCTGATCGATTCGAAAACGATCGGCACCGTCCGCCTCGATACCATCTTCCGCCAATCGGAGGAGAGCACGATCATCTCCAACTCGCACAGGATCGATGCCGGAGAAATGCCGGACTTCTCCCCCGATTTCAAACTCCTCGAAGAGACATCCCCCGAGCATATGCAGGAGACGATCGTCCGCCTCTGTTCAACGATCCTTCCGCAAAATTATCAGTACGACCCGTTCAGCGACATTCAGGTTCTTTCTCCGATGCACAACGGGGCGGCGGGGGTCCGCGAACTCAACAAGGAACTCCAGCGCGCCGTGAACGGACATGCGAAGGTCTGCTGGCAGGGGAGCGAACGGAAATTCCTTCTGGGGGATAAGGTGATGCAGACAAAGAACAACTACGACAAGGACATTTTCAACGGCGACCTTGGGCGCATCGCCGGGGCTGACAAGAACGACGGCATTCTCATCGTCGATTTTTACGGGAAGAAAGTGGAGTACACGTTCGAGCAGCTGGACGAGCTCACGCTCGCCTACGCGATGACGATCCACAAGAGCCAGGGAAACGAATTCAAGGGGGTGATCGTCCCGCTTTCCACCTCCCACTATATTATGCTGCAGCGCAACCTCGTCTATACGGCGGTGACCCGCGCCCGCGAGCTGCTGATCCTGGTCGGCGAAATGAAGGCCCTCGCCATCGCCGTCCGCAACGACGAGGTCCGCAGCCGCAACACAATGTTAAAGGAAAAATTAAGAATCAAAAATTAA